The following coding sequences are from one Microtus pennsylvanicus isolate mMicPen1 chromosome 1, mMicPen1.hap1, whole genome shotgun sequence window:
- the Bud23 gene encoding 18S rRNA (guanine-N(7))-methyltransferase isoform X1 — protein MASRSRRPEHSGPPELFYDQNEARKYVRNSRMIDIQTKMTERALELLCLPEGQPSYLLDIGCGTGLSGDYISEEGHYWVGIDISSAMLDAALDRDTEGDLLLGDMGQGVPFRPGSFDGCISISAVQWLCNANKKSDVPARRLYRFFSSLYSALVRGARAVLQLYPENSEQLELITTQATRAGFTGGVVVDFPNSAKAKKFYLCLFSGPSTSLPKGLTESQDADQATESAFTSERAPYKKARRDLVKKSREWVLEKKERRRRQGKEVRPDTQYTGRKRKPRF, from the exons CTCACGGATGATTGACATCCAGACCAAGATGACTGAGAGGGCATTGGAGCTCCTCTGTCTGCCAGAGGGTCAGCCCTCTTATCTGTTGGACATTGG CTGCGGTACTGGACTGAGTGGAGACTATATCTCAGAGGAGGGGCACTATTGGGTGGGCATTGACAtcagctctgccatgttgg ATGCTGCCTTGGACCGAGACACAGAGGGAGACCTGCTGCTAGGGGACATGGGGCAGGGAGTCCCTTTCCGACCAGGTTCTTTTGATGGCTGCATCAG CATCTCAGCTGTTCAGTGGCTCTGCAATGCAAACAAGAAGTCAGACGTCCCTGCCAGGCGACTCTACcgcttcttctcttctctgtacTCTGCCCTC GTCCGTGGGGCCCGAGCTGTTCTGCAGCTGTACCCTGAGAACTCGGAGCAG ctggAGCTGATCACAACCCAGGCCACGAGGGCAGGCTTCACCGGCGGCGTGGTGGTGGACTTCCCCAACAGTGCCAAAGCAAAGAA GTTCTACCTCTGTCTGTTTTCTGGGCCTTCCACCTCCCTGCCAAAG GGGCTGACTGAAAGTCAGGATGCAGACCAGGCCACCGAGTCTGCCTTCACCAGTGAAAG AGCTCCATACAAGAAGGCACGGCGGGATTTGGTGAAGAAGAGCCGCGAGTGGGTCCTAGAGAAGAAGGAGCGGCGCAGGCGCCAGGGCAA ggAGGTCAGACCTGACACCCAGTACACAGGCCGCAAGCGCAAGCCCCGTTTCTGA
- the Stx1a gene encoding syntaxin-1A: MKDRTQELRTAKDSDDDDDVTVTVDRDRFMDEFFEQVEEIRGFIDKIAENVEEVKRKHSAILASPNPDEKTKEELEELMSDIKKTANKVRSKLKSIEQSIEQEEGLNRSSADLRIRKTQHSTLSRKFVEVMSEYNATQSDYRERCKGRIQRQLEITGRTTTSEELEDMLESGNPAIFASGIIMDSSISKQALSEIETRHSEIIKLETSIRELHDMFMDMAMLVESQGEMIDRIEYNVEHAVDYVERAVSDTKKAVKYQSKARRKKIMIIICCVILGIVIASTIGGIFG, from the exons ATGAAGGACCGAACCCAGGAGCTCCGCACG GCCAAGGACAGCGATGACGATGATGATGTCACTGTCACCGTGGACCGAGACCGCTTCATGGATGAGTTCTTCGAACAG GTGGAAGAGATCCGGGGCTTTATTGACAAGATTGCTGAAAATGTGGAGGAGGTGAAGCGGAAACACAGCGCCATCCTGGCCTCCCCCAACCCGGACGAGA AGACCAAGGAGGAGCTGGAAGAGCTCATGTCGGATATCAAGAAGACAGCAAACAAAGTTCGCTCCAAGTTAAAGA GCATCGAGCAGAGCATAGAGCAGGAGGAAGGTCTGAACCGCTCATCCGCCGACCTGAGGATCCGGAAGACGCAG CACTCCACTCTGTCACGAAAGTTTGTGGAGGTTATGTCCGAGTACAATGCCACACAGTCCGACTACCGAGAACGCTGTAAAGGACGCATCCAGAGGCAGCTGGAGATCA CTGGCCGGACTACGACCAGTGAGGAGTTGGAAGACATGCTGGAGAGCGGGAACCCTGCCATCTTTGCCTCTGGG ATCATCATGGACTCCAGCATCTCGAAGCAGGCGCTGAGCGAGATCGAGACCAGGCACAGTGAGATCATCAAGCTGGAGACCAGCATCCGGGAGCTGCACGATATGTTCATGGATATGGCCATGCTGGTGGAGAGCCAG GGGGAGATGATTGACAGGATCGAGTACAACGTGGAGCACGCTGTGGACTACGTGGAGAGGGCAGTGTCTGACACCAAGAAAGCCGTCAAGTACCAGAGCAAGGCGCGCAGG AAGAAGATCATGATCATCATTTGCTGTGTGATTCTGGGCATCGTCATCGCCTCTACCATCGGGGGCATCTTTGGATAG
- the Bud23 gene encoding 18S rRNA (guanine-N(7))-methyltransferase isoform X2: MQFCHRSRMIDIQTKMTERALELLCLPEGQPSYLLDIGCGTGLSGDYISEEGHYWVGIDISSAMLDAALDRDTEGDLLLGDMGQGVPFRPGSFDGCISISAVQWLCNANKKSDVPARRLYRFFSSLYSALVRGARAVLQLYPENSEQLELITTQATRAGFTGGVVVDFPNSAKAKKFYLCLFSGPSTSLPKGLTESQDADQATESAFTSERAPYKKARRDLVKKSREWVLEKKERRRRQGKEVRPDTQYTGRKRKPRF, translated from the exons CTCACGGATGATTGACATCCAGACCAAGATGACTGAGAGGGCATTGGAGCTCCTCTGTCTGCCAGAGGGTCAGCCCTCTTATCTGTTGGACATTGG CTGCGGTACTGGACTGAGTGGAGACTATATCTCAGAGGAGGGGCACTATTGGGTGGGCATTGACAtcagctctgccatgttgg ATGCTGCCTTGGACCGAGACACAGAGGGAGACCTGCTGCTAGGGGACATGGGGCAGGGAGTCCCTTTCCGACCAGGTTCTTTTGATGGCTGCATCAG CATCTCAGCTGTTCAGTGGCTCTGCAATGCAAACAAGAAGTCAGACGTCCCTGCCAGGCGACTCTACcgcttcttctcttctctgtacTCTGCCCTC GTCCGTGGGGCCCGAGCTGTTCTGCAGCTGTACCCTGAGAACTCGGAGCAG ctggAGCTGATCACAACCCAGGCCACGAGGGCAGGCTTCACCGGCGGCGTGGTGGTGGACTTCCCCAACAGTGCCAAAGCAAAGAA GTTCTACCTCTGTCTGTTTTCTGGGCCTTCCACCTCCCTGCCAAAG GGGCTGACTGAAAGTCAGGATGCAGACCAGGCCACCGAGTCTGCCTTCACCAGTGAAAG AGCTCCATACAAGAAGGCACGGCGGGATTTGGTGAAGAAGAGCCGCGAGTGGGTCCTAGAGAAGAAGGAGCGGCGCAGGCGCCAGGGCAA ggAGGTCAGACCTGACACCCAGTACACAGGCCGCAAGCGCAAGCCCCGTTTCTGA